GCTGAGGGTCACGGCCTCCGGCTCCACCCGCCATCCCGGTTCACTGGGACGAACGGTGAGTTGCAGCGAGAAGGACGTGGGCACTTCGCGGATCTGCACCCGGGCCCGCACCGTGGCCGGGGCCAGGCGCACGTTGGCCTCGGGCAGCACCAGCTTGAGCATTCGCTCGCTGCTGCGGGTGAGGGCGCTGAGATCGAAGGGTTCGGTGGGCACGTTGCGCACGGAGAGCACTTCTTTTTCGGGGCCGCTGACCTCCACGTCCGAGGGCTTGACCTCGCTCTCCACGACTTCGTAGCCGTCGGGAAGCTCCCCGCCCAGAACCAGCACCACGGGGACCAGGGTGGTCCGACGGGCGTCGAGGGTGACGCTGATCAGGGCATGGACCACGCTGATGTCGGAGACCCCCCGGGGGACCCGCCGGATTTCCTCGGGAACCACGGCCACCCGGTGGCTGCCGGGGGCCAGGTGGGAAACGTCCACCTCGGCGTAGATCTCGTCCGGTGCGACCCGGTCGAGGATCGTGGAACTGCCGGAGAGCTGAATGCCCACCATGGCCGGGGCGGGGTTGGTGACGATCAGATCGGGCCCGGTCTTGAACCGCACCGGCACCTCGTACCAGCGCACTTCCGGCGAGCGGGTCACCACGCTGGCCCAGAGGATGAAGGCCAGCAGGAGGGAAAGCAGCTTGAGGCCCATGTTGCGCCGGAAAAAACCCCTCATGAAAACAGTCCCGCCCGCGCCGAACGCGATTCGAAGAAGCCCGGCGAGGCTTCACCCTCGGCGCCTTCTCCTCCGAGCTGCTCTTCGAGGAAGGCGCGCAGGGCTCGCCCGTCCAGATCCGTGAGCAGGGCGCCGTCGACCGCGACGGAGATCTTGCCCCGCTCCTCGGAGACCACCACCGCCACCGCGTCGGTTTCTTCGGTCACGCCCTTGGCCGCCCGGTGGCGGGTGCCGAAATCCCGCGAGGTGTAGGGGTCGGTGGTCAGGGGCAGAAAGCAGCTCGCCGCCTTGATCCGGCCCTCGCTGATGATCACTGCCCCGTCGTGCAGGGGCGTTTTGGGCGTGAAGATGTTGATCAGCAGGTCGTAACTCACCCGGGCGTCGAGTTCGATGCCGGTCTCGATGTAGTTCTTCAGGCCGTGGGTTCGTTCGAGCACGATCAGGGCGCCGATGCGTCTCGAGCCCATGGCCGAGCAGGCCAGGGAGATGTCCGCGATGATCTGGGCCCGGACGTCATGCTGCCGAAAGCGGCGGAAGGGATTCCGGCCGAACTGGGCCAGGGCCTGCCGGATGGGGTTCTGAAAGATCACGATCACCATGAAGGCGCCGTAGATCAACACCTGGCTCAGGACCCAGTTTACGGCCTGGAGCCGGAGCGGTGAGTAGAGCCCGGTCAGGGCCCACAGCAGCACCACGGCGAGCAGGCCGTAGACCATCTGGACGGCACGGGTGCGCCGGATCAGCAGCATCAGCTGGTAGGTGGCGAACCACAGCACGAGAAGATCGAGCAGGCCCCGGAGCTGGGTGAGCTGGGCGGCGATCAGCCAGAGGAAGTCGAGGATCTCGCTCACCGTGAGCCCTCTGCCGGACCGCGGCGGGGCCAGCCCTGGAGGGGTTCGACCACCGCCAGGGCTTGCCGGGTGGCCGCTACGTCGTGGGCCCGGATAATGCGCGCTCCGGCCAGGACGGCCGCGCAGGCGGCCGCAAGAGAGCCCGCCAGCCTGGCGGCCGGAACCTCCACCCCGCTGCGGAAACCGACGAACATCTTGCGGGACACACCCACGAGAATGGGAAAACCAAGGCTCCTGAAGGAGCCGAGCCGCCGAAGGATCTCCTCGTTGCCCTCCACCGACTTGCCGAAACCGACTCCCGGATCGACGAGGATTCTATCATCCTCGATCCCCGATTCGCGGGCCCGGGCGCTTCTTTCCGCCAGGTGATCGAAGATCTCTTGCAGCAAGTCGTCGTAGCGCGTGTCGGCCTGCATCGAGCGGGGCTCACCCCGCATGTGCATCAGCACCACCGGGCAGCCCCACTCGGCCACCACCCGGGCCAGCGAGGGATCGGCAAGGGCGGAGATGTCGTTGATCATGTCGGCCCCCGCCTCGAGGGCCTGCCGGGCCACGGCCCCCCGGCGCGTATCCACCGAGATGCGCAGGGTCGGCAGTTCCCGGCGGATGCGCCGGACGACGGGAATGACCCGGGCGAGTTCCTCGTCGGTGTCGACGGGTGTGGCGCCGGGGCGGGAGGACTCACCGCCGACATCCACCAGGTCGGCTCCCTCCTCGGCCATCCGGGCGGCCTGCTCGGTGGCGCGGCCGGGGTCGACGAAGAGCCCGCCATCGGAGAACGAGTCCGGCGTGACGTTGATGATGCCCATCACCCGCGCGGCGCCTGCCATGTCCAGGGATGCGCCGTCGGCGAAGCGCAGGGGGCGGGGAGCCGCCTCGTAGGCCTCGAGGGCCGCCGCCAGGACCGGGCCGGCGGGAGGCGGGAGAAGCCGGGTGAAGTCGAGGAGGGCCCGGGCCGGGCCGGCCAGCAGCAGGTGATCGGGACGTTCGAGAAGACACAGCGGCGGGTGGCGGCGCTCGAGGGCCGTGGCGATCGCCGTCCGGTGGGCGGGAGGGCAGCGCAGGACCCGGCAGGGGGTGGGCAGGCCCTCGCCCGCGCTCTCGCACAGATCCCAGGTCCGCACCCCCGCCGTGGCCATGGGGCCTAGCTCGGCTGCTCGACCGGACCTCCCAGCAGGGGGTCGGGATCCCGGTCCTCCCCGGTGACGGCGTCTTCGTTGGTGGCGGGGGCCGGCGAGTCGGGAGCGTCGGGGTTCAGCGGGGGCATGGGAGGCAGAGTCTCGCCGTCCACCAGCCGGCGGATCTCGTCGGCGTCGAGGACTTCCCTTTCGAGCAGGGCCTCGGCCAGCCGCACTAGGGCGTCCCGGTGCTCGGAGAGCAGGGCCGTGGCCCGGTCGTAGGACTCCCGCACGATGCGCTGCACCTCCTGGTCGATGAGAATCGCCGTCTGCTCGGAGTAGTCCTTGTGCCGGGCGATCTCGCGGCCGAGGAAGATCTGCTCGTCTTTCTTGCCGAAGGTCAGGGGGCCGAGTTTGTCGCTCATGCCCCACTCGCAGACCATCCGGCGGGCCAGGTCGGTGGCCCGTTCGATGTCGTTGCCGGCGCCGGTGGTCAGGTGTTCCATGAACAGTTCTTCGGCCACCCGGCCCCCCATCATCACCGCCAGGGTCGCCTCGAGATAGGCCCGGGTGTGGGTGTGCTTGTCGTCTTCCGGAAGTTGCTGGGTGACACCGAGAGCCATGCCCCGGGGGATGATGGTCACCTTGTGCAGTGGATCGGCACAGGGTTCGAGGTGGGCCACCAGGGCGTGGCCCGCCTCGTGGTAGGCGGTGTTCCGCTTCTCCTCGTCGGAGACCAGCAGGCTGCGCCGCTCGACGCCCATCATCACCTTGTCCTTGGCGATCTCGAAGTCGTCCTGGCCCACGGCGCTCTTACCCAGGCGGGCGGCGTAGAGGGCGGCCTCGTTGACCAGGTTGGCCAGGTCGGCGCCGGAGAAGCCCGGCGTGCCCCTGGCGATGACCGACAGGTCCACTTCGCCGAGGGGGATCTTCTCGGTGTGGACCCGCAGGATCTCCTCGCGGCCCCGGACATCGGGCCGGCCCACGACCACCCGGCGGTCGAAGCGCCCCGGCCGCAGCAGGGCGGGGTCGAGCACATCGGGGCGGTTGGTCGCGGCGATCAGGATCACCCCGTCGTTGGATTCGAAGCCGTCCATCTCGACCAGCAGCTGGTTGAGGGTCTGCTCCCGCTCGTCGTGGCCGCCGCCGAGGCCCGCGCCGCGATGTCGCCCCACCGCGTCGATCTCGTCGACGAAGATGATGCAGGGGGCGTTCTTCTTGCCCTGCTCGAAGAGGTCACGCACCCGGGAGGCGCCCACGCCGACGAACATTTCGACGAAATCGGAGCCCGAGATGGAAAAGAAGGGAACGTTGGCCTCGCCGGCGATGGCCCGGGCCAGCAGGGTCTTGCCCGTGCCCGGAGGGCCCATCAGCAGCACGCCCTTGGGGATCTTGCCGCCCAGGCGCTGGAATCGCTGGGGATCCTTGAGGAAGTCGATGATCTCGAGCAGTTCCTGCTTGGCTTCCTCGCAGCCCGCCACGTCACGGAAAGTGATCTTCTTGCCCTGGGGCGTGAGCAGCTTGGCCCGCGACTTGCCGAAGGACAGGGCCTTGTTGCCGCCGGTCTGCATCTGCCGCATGAAGAAGATCCAGATGCCGATGAACAGCAGGATCGGCGCCCAGCTCAGGATCCCCACCAGGATCGTGCCGTCCCGCGGTTTTTCCGCCTTGACGGTCACGCCGTGCTCCCGCAGGCGGTCGATCAGCTTTTCGTCCTTGACCAGGTAGGTGGAGAAGGTGGTGCCGTCCTTGTACTTGCCGTCCACCTGGTAGCCGATGGCATCGCCGGTGATGGTGATCTCTTGTACCCGATCCTCGTCGATCGCCTCGTACAGGGCGCTCTGGGTCAGCGGCTCGGCCGTCTCCGAGGAAGTGGAAAAAAGTTTGATC
The sequence above is drawn from the Acidobacteriota bacterium genome and encodes:
- a CDS encoding CdaR family protein, with product MRGFFRRNMGLKLLSLLLAFILWASVVTRSPEVRWYEVPVRFKTGPDLIVTNPAPAMVGIQLSGSSTILDRVAPDEIYAEVDVSHLAPGSHRVAVVPEEIRRVPRGVSDISVVHALISVTLDARRTTLVPVVLVLGGELPDGYEVVESEVKPSDVEVSGPEKEVLSVRNVPTEPFDLSALTRSSERMLKLVLPEANVRLAPATVRARVQIREVPTSFSLQLTVRPSEPGWRVEPEAVTLSFLAPPSLFTPLSEQLQATASVDALGSKAGEVAVTLSWGNLDTDELALVSDVKVEPARVKVRPN
- the cdaA gene encoding diadenylate cyclase CdaA, whose protein sequence is MSEILDFLWLIAAQLTQLRGLLDLLVLWFATYQLMLLIRRTRAVQMVYGLLAVVLLWALTGLYSPLRLQAVNWVLSQVLIYGAFMVIVIFQNPIRQALAQFGRNPFRRFRQHDVRAQIIADISLACSAMGSRRIGALIVLERTHGLKNYIETGIELDARVSYDLLINIFTPKTPLHDGAVIISEGRIKAASCFLPLTTDPYTSRDFGTRHRAAKGVTEETDAVAVVVSEERGKISVAVDGALLTDLDGRALRAFLEEQLGGEGAEGEASPGFFESRSARAGLFS
- the folP gene encoding dihydropteroate synthase, which gives rise to MATAGVRTWDLCESAGEGLPTPCRVLRCPPAHRTAIATALERRHPPLCLLERPDHLLLAGPARALLDFTRLLPPPAGPVLAAALEAYEAAPRPLRFADGASLDMAGAARVMGIINVTPDSFSDGGLFVDPGRATEQAARMAEEGADLVDVGGESSRPGATPVDTDEELARVIPVVRRIRRELPTLRISVDTRRGAVARQALEAGADMINDISALADPSLARVVAEWGCPVVLMHMRGEPRSMQADTRYDDLLQEIFDHLAERSARARESGIEDDRILVDPGVGFGKSVEGNEEILRRLGSFRSLGFPILVGVSRKMFVGFRSGVEVPAARLAGSLAAACAAVLAGARIIRAHDVAATRQALAVVEPLQGWPRRGPAEGSR
- the ftsH gene encoding ATP-dependent zinc metalloprotease FtsH, whose protein sequence is MNQHVKTILIWATIFVGLIVVIKLFSTSSETAEPLTQSALYEAIDEDRVQEITITGDAIGYQVDGKYKDGTTFSTYLVKDEKLIDRLREHGVTVKAEKPRDGTILVGILSWAPILLFIGIWIFFMRQMQTGGNKALSFGKSRAKLLTPQGKKITFRDVAGCEEAKQELLEIIDFLKDPQRFQRLGGKIPKGVLLMGPPGTGKTLLARAIAGEANVPFFSISGSDFVEMFVGVGASRVRDLFEQGKKNAPCIIFVDEIDAVGRHRGAGLGGGHDEREQTLNQLLVEMDGFESNDGVILIAATNRPDVLDPALLRPGRFDRRVVVGRPDVRGREEILRVHTEKIPLGEVDLSVIARGTPGFSGADLANLVNEAALYAARLGKSAVGQDDFEIAKDKVMMGVERRSLLVSDEEKRNTAYHEAGHALVAHLEPCADPLHKVTIIPRGMALGVTQQLPEDDKHTHTRAYLEATLAVMMGGRVAEELFMEHLTTGAGNDIERATDLARRMVCEWGMSDKLGPLTFGKKDEQIFLGREIARHKDYSEQTAILIDQEVQRIVRESYDRATALLSEHRDALVRLAEALLEREVLDADEIRRLVDGETLPPMPPLNPDAPDSPAPATNEDAVTGEDRDPDPLLGGPVEQPS